A genome region from Camelina sativa cultivar DH55 chromosome 10, Cs, whole genome shotgun sequence includes the following:
- the LOC104719230 gene encoding uncharacterized protein LOC104719230, with translation MGSEPMSHLSLKKKLKSRFCIAGCFRTTNHHHDIPDDMPSSPTTPSGAATEKSTQSPRGGGIKTKSPRLTRTLSKSHEKCRSLIHRMGGGVSGVGGHGKHIRRHTADFHYDPSSYALNFDKGDEGDNINRFPLRNFSARLPRSPPSSAKAATDSSFTVQNLLR, from the coding sequence atgggAAGCGAACCAATGAGCCACTTGTCTCttaaaaagaaactcaaatcaaGGTTTTGCATCGCCGGATGTTTTCGTACGACCAATCACCACCACGACATCCCTGACGACATGCCTTCATCTCCGACGACTCCCTCCGGCGCCGCGACGGAGAAATCTACTCAAAGCCCACGTGGTGGTGGAATCAAGACCAAATCTCCACGACTCACTCGGACGTTGTCCAAGTCGCATGAAAAGTGCCGGAGTCTGATCCACCGGATGGGCGGTGGTGTAAGCGGCGTTGGCGGCCACGGGAAGCACATCCGACGTCATACTGCAGACTTTCATTACGATCCGTCGAGCTATGCGCTTAACTTTGATAAAGGAGACGAGGGTGACAATATCAACCGCTTTCCTCTCCGCAACTTCTCGGCTAGGCTGCCTCGTTCGCCGCCTTCTTCGGCTAAGGCCGCCACGGATTCTTCTTTTACGGTTCAAAACCTTTTGCGGTAA